A genomic segment from Spinacia oleracea cultivar Varoflay chromosome 3, BTI_SOV_V1, whole genome shotgun sequence encodes:
- the LOC110797741 gene encoding mechanosensitive ion channel protein 2, chloroplastic isoform X2 → MDAATVALTRSCNALQGSPLVNKLVPAVGIIIFTLWGLRPLMRMSRSIFLQKTDSSWKRSTTNYVLTSYLQPILLWTGAFLICRALDPVVMPTDAGQLVKQRSLNFVKSLSTVLAFAYCLSSVIQQVQKYLTETNDSSDARNMGFQFAGKAVYSAVWVAAVSLFMELLGFSTQKWLTAGGLGTVLLTLAGREIFTNFLSSAMIHATRPFVVNEWIQTKIEGYEVSGTVEHVGWWSPTVIRGEDREAVHIPNHKFTVNVVRNLSQKSHWRIKTHLAISHLDVTKINNIVADMRKVLAKNPHVEQQKLHRRVFLENVNPENQALLILISCFVKTSHHEEYLCVKEAILLDLLTVVTHHRARLATPIRTIQKFYNEPDLNSMSFSSSFYTGGAPASKHTMLLVDSAYKINGEDKSKSQARTVRGSGEQDIRGTGDQKTDDSKVKGTSAPDLDTKETLKPGNSGLKGESKDSVASKLDRKADDKGAVKSTSRPNSELEKDTTGNGVKHTGAKTAGSVRNSEKVVQNLKTETHGTNDKTSDSQSKQVEKTESSKLNSTALDENIVLGVALEGSKRTLPIEEELDPPSIPAEAKELAAQSSGVGNSPAEKDDKDK, encoded by the exons ATGGATGCTGCGACGGTGGCATTGACAAG GTCATGCAATGCTTTACAAGGTAGTCCCCTTGTTAATAAATTGGTTCCAGCTGTTGGCATTATCATATTCACTCTGTGGGGTTTGAGGCCACTGATGCGAATGAGCAGAAGTATTTTCTTACAG AAAACTGACAGCAGTTGGAAGAGAAGTACAACAAACTATGTTTTGACATCTTATCTTCAACCTATATTGCTGTGGACTGGCGCATTTCTTATTTGCAG GGCTTTGGATCCAGTCGTTATGCCTACAGATGCTGGTCAGCTTGTGAAGCAACGATCTCTGAATTTTGTGAAGTCACTTTCAACTGTGCTGGCATTCGCTTACTGTTTATCGAG TGTGATTCAACAAGTTCAGAAATACTTGACTGAGACAAATGATTCGTCCGATGCTCGAAAT ATGGGTTTTCAATTTGCTGGGAAAGCTGTATACTCTGCAGTTTGGGTTGCAGCTGTTTCATTGTTCATGGAGTTGCTGGGCTTCTCTACTCAGAAGTGGCTGACCGCGGGAGGCCTTGGTACTGTGCTGCTGACACTTGCTGGTCGTGAG ATATTTACAAATTTCTTGTCAAGTGCTATGATCCATGCTACACGACCATTTGTAGTGAATGAATGGATTCAGACAAAAATTGAAGGGTATGAAGTCTCGGGTACTGTTGAG CATGTGGGATGGTGGTCACCTACGGTTATAAGGGGTGAAGATCGTGAGGCTGTCCACATCCCTAACCATAAGTTCACTGTGAATGTGGTGAGAAACCTCAGTCAGAAATCTCACTGGCGAATCAAAACGCATCTTGCAATCAGTCACCTTGATGTTACTAAGATTAAT AATATTGTTGCTGACATGCGCAAAGTCTTGGCCAAGAATCCTCACGTTGAACAGCAGAAGCTTCATAGAagagtatttttggaaaacgtCAATCCTGAAAATCAAGCTCTTTTG ATATTGATTTCCTGTTTTGTGAAGACATCTCATCATGAAGAGTACCTGTGTGTTAAG GAAGCTATATTGTTGGATCTTTTGACAGTTGTTACCCATCACAGAGCCCGTCTGGCCACACCGATCAGAACTATACAGAAGTTCTATAACGAGCCTGATTTAAACAGCATGTCATTTTCAAGCTCATTCTACACTGGTGGTGCACCTGCGTCTAAACATACAATGCTTCTGGTTGACTCTGCTTACAAGATAAATGGAGAAGATAAGTCAAAATCTCAGGCTCGTACAGTGCGTGGAAGTGGAGAGCAAGACATTCGTGGCACAGGTGACCAAAAGACTGATGACAGTAAAGTCAAAGGAACATCAGCACCTGACTTGGATACCAAAGAAACATTAAAACCAGGCAATTCAGGATTGAAGGGTGAAAGCAAGGATTCCGTGGCTTCCAAATTAGATCGAAAGGCTGATGATAAAGGTGCTGTAAAATCTACATCTAGACCCAACTCTGAGTTAGAAAAAGACACAACAGGTAATGGTGTAAAACACACAGGCGCTAAAACTGCAGGATCAGTGAGGAACTCAGAGAAAGTAGTACAGAATTTGAAGACTGAAACTCATGGTACCAATGACAAAACAAGCGACTCTCAGTCGAAACAGGTTGAGAAAACTGAATCATCCAAACTGAATTCAACTGCCTTGGATGAGAATATAGTTCTTGGGGTTGCATTGGAGGGGTCAAAGAGAACCCTGCCTATAGAGGAAGAACTTGATCCACCTTCTATTCCAGCAGAGGCAAAAGAACTAGCTGCACAGAGTAGTGGAGTTGGGAATTCGCCTGCAGAGAAGGATGACAAAGACAAATAG
- the LOC110797741 gene encoding mechanosensitive ion channel protein 2, chloroplastic isoform X1, with product MALTGSLQLYPSLGICRSQERGEQFKYVTGRGNRHLLSTTLSSFASRQDSWSHRLSSSVKRPICSVPYRCNVTKCHAFLFLGQNVAIPSMDAATVALTRSCNALQGSPLVNKLVPAVGIIIFTLWGLRPLMRMSRSIFLQKTDSSWKRSTTNYVLTSYLQPILLWTGAFLICRALDPVVMPTDAGQLVKQRSLNFVKSLSTVLAFAYCLSSVIQQVQKYLTETNDSSDARNMGFQFAGKAVYSAVWVAAVSLFMELLGFSTQKWLTAGGLGTVLLTLAGREIFTNFLSSAMIHATRPFVVNEWIQTKIEGYEVSGTVEHVGWWSPTVIRGEDREAVHIPNHKFTVNVVRNLSQKSHWRIKTHLAISHLDVTKINNIVADMRKVLAKNPHVEQQKLHRRVFLENVNPENQALLILISCFVKTSHHEEYLCVKEAILLDLLTVVTHHRARLATPIRTIQKFYNEPDLNSMSFSSSFYTGGAPASKHTMLLVDSAYKINGEDKSKSQARTVRGSGEQDIRGTGDQKTDDSKVKGTSAPDLDTKETLKPGNSGLKGESKDSVASKLDRKADDKGAVKSTSRPNSELEKDTTGNGVKHTGAKTAGSVRNSEKVVQNLKTETHGTNDKTSDSQSKQVEKTESSKLNSTALDENIVLGVALEGSKRTLPIEEELDPPSIPAEAKELAAQSSGVGNSPAEKDDKDK from the exons ATGGCTCTAACTGGTTCCTTGCAACTATACCCGTCGTTGGGGATTTGCAGGAGCCAAGAGCGAGGCGAACAGTTCAAG TATGTTACAGGAAGAGGGAATCGACATTTGCTTTCAACTACCTTGTCTTCATTTGCTTCA AGACAAGATTCTTGGAGTCATCGGTTATCATCTAGTGTAAAAAGACCAATATGTAGCGTGCCTTACAGGTGTAATGTCACCAAATGCCATGCTTTTCTATTTTTGGGTCAAAATGTTGCAATTCCTAGCATGGATGCTGCGACGGTGGCATTGACAAG GTCATGCAATGCTTTACAAGGTAGTCCCCTTGTTAATAAATTGGTTCCAGCTGTTGGCATTATCATATTCACTCTGTGGGGTTTGAGGCCACTGATGCGAATGAGCAGAAGTATTTTCTTACAG AAAACTGACAGCAGTTGGAAGAGAAGTACAACAAACTATGTTTTGACATCTTATCTTCAACCTATATTGCTGTGGACTGGCGCATTTCTTATTTGCAG GGCTTTGGATCCAGTCGTTATGCCTACAGATGCTGGTCAGCTTGTGAAGCAACGATCTCTGAATTTTGTGAAGTCACTTTCAACTGTGCTGGCATTCGCTTACTGTTTATCGAG TGTGATTCAACAAGTTCAGAAATACTTGACTGAGACAAATGATTCGTCCGATGCTCGAAAT ATGGGTTTTCAATTTGCTGGGAAAGCTGTATACTCTGCAGTTTGGGTTGCAGCTGTTTCATTGTTCATGGAGTTGCTGGGCTTCTCTACTCAGAAGTGGCTGACCGCGGGAGGCCTTGGTACTGTGCTGCTGACACTTGCTGGTCGTGAG ATATTTACAAATTTCTTGTCAAGTGCTATGATCCATGCTACACGACCATTTGTAGTGAATGAATGGATTCAGACAAAAATTGAAGGGTATGAAGTCTCGGGTACTGTTGAG CATGTGGGATGGTGGTCACCTACGGTTATAAGGGGTGAAGATCGTGAGGCTGTCCACATCCCTAACCATAAGTTCACTGTGAATGTGGTGAGAAACCTCAGTCAGAAATCTCACTGGCGAATCAAAACGCATCTTGCAATCAGTCACCTTGATGTTACTAAGATTAAT AATATTGTTGCTGACATGCGCAAAGTCTTGGCCAAGAATCCTCACGTTGAACAGCAGAAGCTTCATAGAagagtatttttggaaaacgtCAATCCTGAAAATCAAGCTCTTTTG ATATTGATTTCCTGTTTTGTGAAGACATCTCATCATGAAGAGTACCTGTGTGTTAAG GAAGCTATATTGTTGGATCTTTTGACAGTTGTTACCCATCACAGAGCCCGTCTGGCCACACCGATCAGAACTATACAGAAGTTCTATAACGAGCCTGATTTAAACAGCATGTCATTTTCAAGCTCATTCTACACTGGTGGTGCACCTGCGTCTAAACATACAATGCTTCTGGTTGACTCTGCTTACAAGATAAATGGAGAAGATAAGTCAAAATCTCAGGCTCGTACAGTGCGTGGAAGTGGAGAGCAAGACATTCGTGGCACAGGTGACCAAAAGACTGATGACAGTAAAGTCAAAGGAACATCAGCACCTGACTTGGATACCAAAGAAACATTAAAACCAGGCAATTCAGGATTGAAGGGTGAAAGCAAGGATTCCGTGGCTTCCAAATTAGATCGAAAGGCTGATGATAAAGGTGCTGTAAAATCTACATCTAGACCCAACTCTGAGTTAGAAAAAGACACAACAGGTAATGGTGTAAAACACACAGGCGCTAAAACTGCAGGATCAGTGAGGAACTCAGAGAAAGTAGTACAGAATTTGAAGACTGAAACTCATGGTACCAATGACAAAACAAGCGACTCTCAGTCGAAACAGGTTGAGAAAACTGAATCATCCAAACTGAATTCAACTGCCTTGGATGAGAATATAGTTCTTGGGGTTGCATTGGAGGGGTCAAAGAGAACCCTGCCTATAGAGGAAGAACTTGATCCACCTTCTATTCCAGCAGAGGCAAAAGAACTAGCTGCACAGAGTAGTGGAGTTGGGAATTCGCCTGCAGAGAAGGATGACAAAGACAAATAG
- the LOC110797737 gene encoding uncharacterized protein — translation MLEAVGHEFMEEFIHCFDSILAANGVLVLQEMLFLLQFISIRDERYDEYRRSSDFIKEYIFPSGCLPCLSRVTSAMAAASRLSVEHIENIGIHYYKTLRCWRKNFLEH, via the exons ATGCTTGAAGCTGTAGGGCATGAATTCATGGAGGAGTTTATCCATTGTTTTGATTCCATCTTGGCAGCTAATGGTGTTCTTGTCCTACAG GAGATGTTGTTTCTTCTTCAGTTTATATCAATACGTGATGAGCGATATGATGAATACAGGAGAAGCTCAGATTTCATTAAGGAATATATTTTCCCAAGCGGATGCCTACCTTGCTTGAGCCGAGTAACATCAGCAATGGCTGCTGCGTCCAGACTTAG TGTTGAACACATAGAAAATATTGGGATACACTACTATAAAACACTCAGATGTTGGCGAAAAAATTTCTTGGAGCATTAG